Proteins from a single region of Sporosarcina sp. P33:
- a CDS encoding methyl-accepting chemotaxis protein, with product MVQSTDLQVTDQLVVQALEENLAIIRFTMDHRIAYVNQNFAHTVGYEPDEMIGMQHEKLCFPEFLESKAYDRQWANFQKGISYQGKIQRKRKDGSGVWLEATYMPVFDETHRKVIGVTKIATDITKRQNTIVEVVNEMHEMAENLSRQANAGMNRSMELLTMIERIAEVSEQNTSSLQNLEAHSADIQGIVTTIRAIASQTNLLALNAAIEAARAGEYGRGFDVVAKEVRKLSGNVQDSIVEVRKGIDTITADIGVISHGTSLAQQNIVQCQNEIEIAMNDFRSIASSAADLESQSQEVGRIV from the coding sequence ATGGTACAATCTACCGATTTGCAAGTGACCGATCAATTAGTTGTTCAGGCGCTGGAAGAAAATTTAGCGATCATTCGCTTTACCATGGATCACCGCATTGCTTATGTAAACCAAAACTTTGCACATACAGTTGGCTACGAACCGGATGAAATGATCGGCATGCAGCATGAGAAACTATGCTTCCCCGAATTCCTTGAAAGCAAGGCGTATGACCGTCAATGGGCCAATTTCCAAAAAGGCATCAGCTACCAGGGAAAAATTCAGCGAAAAAGAAAAGATGGTTCGGGAGTTTGGCTGGAAGCTACCTATATGCCCGTTTTTGATGAAACACACAGAAAAGTAATCGGCGTCACAAAAATTGCCACGGACATAACCAAACGGCAAAATACCATTGTCGAAGTCGTCAATGAAATGCACGAAATGGCAGAGAACCTCAGCCGCCAGGCAAATGCGGGGATGAATCGCAGTATGGAGTTATTGACGATGATTGAACGGATTGCAGAAGTATCTGAGCAGAACACGAGTTCATTACAAAACTTGGAGGCTCATTCCGCAGATATCCAAGGAATTGTCACAACTATCCGCGCGATTGCCAGTCAGACGAACTTGCTGGCGCTCAATGCAGCGATTGAAGCGGCAAGAGCCGGTGAATACGGCCGTGGTTTTGATGTGGTGGCTAAAGAAGTGCGCAAGCTGTCGGGGAATGTGCAGGATTCCATCGTGGAAGTCCGCAAAGGCATAGATACGATTACCGCAGACATCGGCGTGATTTCGCATGGCACGTCATTAGCGCAGCAAAATATCGTGCAATGTCAAAATGAAATCGAAATCGCCATGAACGACTTCCGCTCCATCGCCTCCTCTGCCGCCGACCTGGAAAGCCAGTCGCAGGAAGTCGGACGCATCGTCTGA
- a CDS encoding cation:proton antiporter produces MRENIKKGVDGMNAVQILILLTIGYAAMTIDKKQRNFPLPVFLAVIGFGLSFIPYFASISVSKEMIYTIFLPGLLFASAYHYSAASLKKHARIIGTLSTAGLLVTALILGFAAYWMGADAGISLVGALLVASILTPTDPVSVVSILAKSLDDPSVSEIVDGESMINDGTSVVLFTVLLTMFTKQQEFEFWPFVGEFLSVSVGGVATGLIAGWLVSKAIHLSSHRENQVLLSIIIAYGAFHAAEAFGFSGVLATVAAGIMLSGELSRADDEELHRESLNGFWEVAEPGLLSVLFLVIGITAADYLLPFSNWLLAIGIFIVSIITRFIVIAGTMQLFSGYRKLLNVKKAALLSWAGIRGTMSIFLLLSLADAADQSADALVSLGFAVVLLSLVVQSIGIYPLSKALEK; encoded by the coding sequence TTGAGAGAGAATATCAAGAAAGGTGTGGATGGCATGAATGCTGTGCAGATCTTAATTTTATTAACAATCGGATACGCTGCGATGACGATCGATAAAAAGCAACGGAATTTTCCGCTGCCTGTCTTTCTGGCAGTCATTGGATTCGGATTATCTTTCATTCCCTACTTTGCTTCTATCAGCGTCTCTAAAGAAATGATTTATACTATTTTCCTGCCCGGCTTGCTGTTCGCATCCGCCTATCACTACTCTGCGGCGTCGCTGAAAAAGCATGCGCGGATTATCGGTACGCTTAGTACGGCCGGGCTGCTTGTAACGGCGCTGATTTTAGGGTTTGCCGCATACTGGATGGGGGCGGATGCCGGGATTTCACTCGTCGGAGCTTTGCTGGTTGCTTCGATTCTTACACCGACCGACCCGGTTTCTGTCGTGTCGATATTGGCAAAGTCATTGGATGACCCCTCCGTATCTGAAATTGTTGACGGAGAATCGATGATTAATGACGGTACGAGCGTAGTGCTGTTCACTGTGCTGTTGACGATGTTCACGAAACAGCAGGAGTTTGAGTTTTGGCCGTTTGTCGGGGAATTCTTGTCTGTATCTGTCGGCGGCGTTGCAACCGGACTCATCGCGGGCTGGCTCGTCAGTAAAGCGATTCATCTGTCTTCACACCGTGAGAATCAAGTGCTTCTCAGCATTATCATCGCATACGGGGCATTTCATGCAGCGGAAGCTTTCGGGTTTTCTGGTGTACTTGCGACGGTCGCCGCGGGTATTATGCTGTCAGGAGAACTTAGCCGGGCTGATGATGAAGAGCTGCACAGGGAATCATTAAACGGATTTTGGGAAGTGGCGGAGCCCGGGCTGCTGTCTGTATTATTTTTAGTCATCGGAATCACAGCGGCAGACTATCTGTTGCCATTCTCCAATTGGCTGCTGGCGATCGGGATTTTCATCGTGTCGATCATCACACGGTTTATCGTCATTGCGGGAACGATGCAGTTATTTTCAGGGTACCGAAAGTTATTGAACGTCAAAAAAGCCGCCCTTCTGTCATGGGCCGGCATTCGCGGTACAATGTCGATTTTCCTGTTGCTCAGTTTGGCAGATGCCGCCGATCAGTCGGCGGATGCGTTAGTTTCATTAGGTTTTGCGGTAGTTTTACTGTCACTCGTTGTTCAAAGTATCGGCATTTATCCCCTATCGAAAGCACTCGAAAAATAA
- the rbsK gene encoding ribokinase — protein MIAVIGSANMDVIAEADQFPLQGETIRGKSFQTAPGGKGANQATACARLGQSVRLIGTVGSDSFGEMIIDNLQQQKVDTSAVLQVEGPSGVAVILLTEGDNRIISIPGANHALTRARIDSLQSVIQASLLVMMQLEIPAETVWRVLELCRVAHVPVIMDPAPSSSFQLDFMPYVQYLTPNETECAQLFGTSIEEAVAAYPNQLLVTLGSEGVCYHDGKQIVRVPGISVPVVDTTGAGDTFNGALASQLVQKQSLKSAIHFANAAASLAVEKFGAQGGMPNEQEVLDRLADQNG, from the coding sequence ATGATTGCCGTAATCGGAAGTGCGAATATGGACGTGATTGCAGAAGCGGATCAATTTCCGCTGCAGGGGGAAACCATAAGAGGAAAGAGTTTTCAGACAGCGCCCGGAGGTAAAGGCGCTAATCAGGCGACGGCGTGTGCGCGGCTGGGACAAAGCGTCCGGCTGATCGGTACTGTGGGCTCGGATTCATTTGGAGAAATGATTATAGACAACTTGCAGCAGCAGAAAGTTGACACGTCGGCTGTTCTTCAGGTGGAAGGGCCATCCGGTGTGGCGGTCATTTTATTAACAGAAGGTGATAACCGGATCATTTCTATTCCGGGGGCCAATCATGCACTTACACGCGCGCGGATTGATAGCTTACAGTCTGTCATTCAAGCTAGCCTGCTGGTGATGATGCAACTTGAAATTCCTGCGGAGACGGTGTGGCGGGTACTCGAACTTTGCCGGGTAGCACACGTGCCTGTCATCATGGATCCCGCACCTTCGAGTAGTTTTCAGCTTGATTTCATGCCATACGTGCAGTATTTGACGCCGAATGAAACAGAATGTGCTCAACTGTTCGGCACTTCAATAGAAGAAGCGGTAGCGGCCTATCCGAATCAATTGCTCGTGACGCTCGGCAGTGAAGGTGTTTGTTATCATGACGGTAAGCAGATTGTGCGTGTTCCGGGAATATCTGTGCCCGTCGTGGATACGACAGGCGCGGGGGATACATTTAATGGAGCGCTTGCGAGTCAATTGGTTCAAAAACAAAGCCTGAAGTCTGCCATTCATTTTGCGAATGCGGCTGCTTCATTGGCAGTGGAAAAATTCGGCGCACAGGGCGGTATGCCGAATGAACAGGAAGTGCTTGACAGATTGGCGGATCAGAACGGGTGA
- a CDS encoding phosphate ABC transporter ATP-binding protein — translation MDVEHEDSVYKPAIHFQGVSFEAGNTKILEDITGSFPAEQITVLVGPSGAGKTTLLKMCNGLVSPTSGQILLEGQEIDKLSPIELRRQAGMVLQNSPMIAGSVYDNLALPLRLQGKTLSKERALDILDQVGLEQTYLERDSRNLSGGQQQKVSIARTLLNESKILLMDEITSALDPSSLNEVEDLIWRLYKERGITVVWITHNLEQAKRMGQYAWIMVDGKLVEAGEISVLEHSDIPSVDRFLKGDFS, via the coding sequence ATGGATGTTGAACATGAAGACTCAGTGTACAAGCCTGCTATTCATTTCCAGGGTGTCTCATTTGAAGCGGGAAATACGAAAATTTTAGAGGACATTACCGGGTCTTTTCCTGCAGAACAAATCACAGTATTAGTCGGACCATCCGGCGCAGGGAAGACGACGTTATTAAAGATGTGCAACGGATTGGTGAGTCCGACAAGCGGGCAAATTTTACTCGAAGGACAGGAAATCGACAAGTTATCTCCTATTGAGCTGCGGCGACAGGCTGGTATGGTGCTGCAGAATTCGCCGATGATTGCGGGAAGCGTCTATGATAATTTGGCATTGCCGCTGCGTCTGCAAGGGAAAACGCTGAGTAAAGAAAGGGCATTGGATATATTGGATCAAGTAGGTCTTGAACAGACGTATTTGGAACGTGACAGCCGAAACTTGTCAGGCGGTCAGCAGCAGAAAGTGTCGATTGCCCGCACACTGCTGAATGAATCGAAAATTTTATTGATGGATGAGATTACATCCGCACTCGATCCGTCTTCATTGAATGAAGTGGAGGACTTAATTTGGAGATTGTATAAAGAGCGGGGGATCACTGTGGTTTGGATCACACATAATCTGGAACAGGCCAAACGCATGGGACAGTATGCATGGATCATGGTGGACGGAAAATTGGTGGAAGCGGGGGAAATATCGGTGCTTGAGCATTCAGATATACCATCAGTTGACCGTTTCTTGAAAGGAGATTTCTCATGA
- a CDS encoding DinB family protein, which produces MLVVFGENIKVRKRILQLIEGLTDKEFNETPSHGGWSPKQIVEHLALMECRVATNIAQELKNPDSLHVFKKPIGVSSSPLLKAYFLEYTEPTEAHLSIPEIKEKLHESRNFLLDIYESATETELRCKSLKHPVFGNVPLIQWFRFVGFHEKRHLRQLKRAVEQVKSASRPLVTSSK; this is translated from the coding sequence ATGTTGGTGGTTTTTGGAGAGAACATCAAAGTCCGTAAACGTATCTTACAGTTGATTGAAGGCTTGACAGATAAGGAGTTTAACGAGACACCATCACATGGCGGCTGGTCCCCAAAGCAGATTGTGGAACATTTAGCATTAATGGAATGCCGGGTTGCTACAAACATCGCGCAAGAACTAAAAAATCCTGACAGTCTGCATGTATTCAAAAAACCGATTGGCGTATCGTCCAGTCCTTTACTCAAAGCGTATTTCTTAGAATACACAGAACCGACAGAAGCGCATCTCTCCATTCCAGAGATAAAAGAGAAGCTGCATGAGTCCAGAAATTTTTTGCTGGATATCTATGAATCTGCAACGGAAACAGAGTTGCGCTGCAAATCACTCAAACATCCGGTTTTTGGTAATGTTCCGCTCATTCAATGGTTCCGTTTCGTCGGCTTCCATGAAAAACGTCATTTACGGCAACTGAAACGTGCTGTCGAGCAAGTGAAATCTGCTTCACGGCCGCTCGTTACATCGTCTAAATAA
- the fetB gene encoding iron export ABC transporter permease subunit FetB — protein sequence MSTTALFLTLIFVLIPLVLSKTLGLQLEKDTIIATVRSIVQLVAVGFVLKFVFDSESYLFIFLMVVLIIAAAVQNARKKGQQIKGITWKLIVTFVFLEVLTQGILLGFHIVPATAQYIISLTGMVIGNSMVLAILFLNRFVAEVETHRSESELILSLGGTPKQAIHKQLIRSIQASMIPTIESQKTMGLVQLPGMMSGQIIAGADPLEAVQFQLLVIFLLLTTAAMTSVCLGLLSYPTLFNERMQMIQQEEHSK from the coding sequence ATGAGTACGACTGCCTTATTCCTGACGCTCATTTTTGTGCTCATTCCGCTCGTATTGTCAAAAACACTCGGGCTGCAGCTGGAGAAAGACACTATCATTGCGACAGTCCGTTCCATAGTCCAGCTTGTGGCGGTCGGCTTCGTATTAAAATTCGTTTTCGATTCGGAAAGCTATCTCTTCATTTTCCTGATGGTCGTATTGATTATTGCGGCGGCTGTTCAAAATGCGCGCAAAAAAGGGCAGCAAATTAAAGGAATCACTTGGAAGCTTATTGTGACATTCGTATTTTTGGAAGTCTTGACGCAAGGGATTTTGCTTGGTTTCCATATCGTTCCCGCGACTGCGCAATATATTATTTCATTGACGGGCATGGTGATCGGTAACTCCATGGTGCTGGCGATTTTATTCCTTAATCGCTTTGTGGCTGAAGTGGAAACACACCGTTCAGAAAGTGAATTAATTCTGTCTCTTGGCGGCACGCCGAAGCAGGCGATTCATAAGCAGCTCATCCGTTCTATTCAGGCGAGTATGATTCCGACGATAGAAAGTCAGAAAACGATGGGTCTTGTACAATTGCCCGGTATGATGAGCGGACAGATTATTGCAGGTGCCGATCCGCTTGAAGCGGTGCAGTTTCAGTTATTAGTCATTTTCTTATTGCTGACTACTGCGGCAATGACAAGTGTCTGTTTGGGGCTGCTTTCCTATCCCACACTGTTTAATGAACGGATGCAGATGATTCAGCAGGAAGAGCACTCGAAGTAA
- a CDS encoding CBS domain-containing protein, with protein sequence MEHKNSERFLVAYNRIDKALMKITDLPSHFSFSKKIDRAKSQNAVVARYEDELREYGSLRNAIVHNRTGFDYAIAEPHDEIVKLIENIDEKLSNPVTVKDLFSRKVHTVQAEESLAAGLRLIKEKKFNQLPIYQKGRFIGLITANGIMNWLADQDSDSISREIPTLLDVYNHEKRRKTYRFVKSDMSVYEAEGYFRKSITSAQGLEALLITEHGGKDEKLIGIITPLDLLKLDL encoded by the coding sequence ATGGAACATAAAAATTCGGAGCGCTTTTTGGTTGCGTATAATCGGATTGATAAAGCACTAATGAAAATCACGGACCTGCCGAGTCATTTCTCTTTTTCCAAGAAAATTGACAGGGCGAAATCGCAAAATGCTGTGGTGGCGCGATATGAAGATGAACTGCGTGAATACGGCAGTTTGCGTAACGCCATTGTACATAACCGGACGGGATTTGATTATGCTATAGCCGAGCCGCATGATGAAATTGTGAAATTAATTGAGAATATTGATGAAAAATTATCGAACCCGGTGACAGTGAAAGATTTATTTTCGAGAAAAGTGCATACTGTGCAGGCGGAAGAATCACTGGCTGCCGGTCTGCGGTTAATCAAAGAGAAAAAGTTCAATCAGCTGCCGATTTATCAAAAAGGGCGATTTATCGGTCTAATTACCGCGAATGGCATTATGAACTGGCTGGCAGATCAAGACAGCGACAGCATTTCCCGGGAAATACCGACATTATTAGATGTATATAATCACGAAAAAAGAAGAAAAACCTATCGTTTCGTCAAAAGCGACATGTCGGTTTATGAAGCAGAGGGCTATTTTAGGAAATCTATTACGTCGGCCCAAGGTCTTGAAGCGCTGTTGATCACGGAACATGGCGGCAAAGATGAAAAATTGATTGGTATTATTACGCCGTTAGATTTATTAAAGCTCGATTTATAA
- a CDS encoding YjiH family protein, with translation MKKYTAGTWFVFLIPSILGIILFMIPLPFKAGWKVPIAKLADMLAGSLESIIPQLMMYLIIASALGSVLYLFVTKDPKRPSFFTNLFKVTPFWTVTRIIGAVFAVMVVYQLGTEAIWSEDTGGLLLAGDGLVSFLFSIFFFAGFLLPLLLNFGLLEFFGTLMVKIMRPLFKLPGRSSIDALASWIGDGTIGVLLTSKQYEDGHYTQREAAIISTTFSVVSITFTLVIIDKVGLGNYFLPFYATVLFTGLVLALIMPRIYPLRSIKNTYIDDREYSTDDEKLPPGTSVFKLGLTSALDTASKQRSVVKTVRAGMQNVLDMWFGVAPVVMAFGTVALMMAEYTSIFRILGKPFEYVLNFLHIPEASEAAQTMVVGFADMFLPVILAEGVITSPITLFTIAAISVIQLIYMSEVGGLILGTKIPLNIFDLLIIFLLRTIIALPIIAGIAHLLF, from the coding sequence TTGAAAAAATATACTGCCGGCACATGGTTTGTGTTCTTAATTCCGTCCATACTTGGAATTATATTATTCATGATTCCATTGCCGTTTAAAGCGGGCTGGAAAGTGCCGATTGCCAAACTGGCGGATATGCTGGCCGGCTCACTTGAATCGATTATTCCACAGCTTATGATGTACTTGATCATCGCTTCGGCACTTGGATCCGTACTCTATTTATTCGTTACAAAGGATCCGAAACGGCCTTCATTCTTTACAAATTTATTTAAAGTCACACCATTTTGGACGGTTACCCGGATTATAGGCGCCGTGTTTGCCGTCATGGTTGTCTATCAATTAGGAACTGAGGCAATTTGGAGTGAAGATACCGGCGGCCTGCTCCTTGCGGGTGACGGACTGGTTTCATTCCTGTTCAGCATCTTCTTCTTTGCAGGATTTCTGCTTCCTTTATTGCTGAATTTTGGTTTGCTTGAATTCTTTGGTACGCTGATGGTAAAAATTATGCGACCGCTGTTCAAATTGCCCGGACGCTCTTCCATTGACGCGCTTGCTTCGTGGATTGGAGACGGAACAATCGGTGTCCTGCTGACTAGCAAGCAGTATGAAGACGGTCATTATACACAGCGTGAAGCGGCGATTATTTCCACTACGTTCTCGGTCGTATCGATCACATTTACATTGGTCATCATCGATAAAGTAGGGCTCGGAAACTACTTCCTGCCATTTTATGCAACCGTTCTTTTCACCGGATTGGTCCTGGCACTGATCATGCCAAGAATTTATCCGTTACGTTCCATTAAGAATACGTATATCGACGACCGGGAGTATTCAACTGATGATGAAAAACTGCCGCCCGGCACAAGCGTATTTAAACTGGGGTTAACCAGTGCACTTGACACTGCATCCAAGCAGCGTTCGGTCGTGAAGACCGTTCGCGCCGGCATGCAGAATGTGCTCGATATGTGGTTCGGCGTAGCACCGGTCGTTATGGCATTCGGTACTGTCGCTTTAATGATGGCGGAGTACACAAGCATTTTCCGTATTCTCGGAAAGCCTTTTGAATATGTGCTGAATTTCCTGCATATACCTGAAGCGTCTGAGGCAGCTCAGACCATGGTCGTCGGATTCGCAGATATGTTCCTGCCTGTTATTTTAGCTGAAGGTGTAATCACATCACCGATCACGCTGTTTACAATCGCAGCAATCTCGGTCATTCAGCTAATTTACATGTCTGAAGTCGGCGGACTGATTTTAGGTACGAAGATTCCCCTGAACATTTTCGACTTGCTCATTATTTTCTTGTTGCGCACGATCATTGCGCTGCCTATTATTGCCGGTATTGCACATTTATTGTTTTAA
- a CDS encoding M20/M25/M40 family metallo-hydrolase — protein sequence MNRYRFDTPEKLRALLCELVSWDSRTLTEGERFFSWKLQNKLSELTYFTEHPDQITLHDAGLGRQSVHALYKHPDATDTIVLISHFDTVHTDEYGALEPLAFYPEELTKKLTENKDSLPEAARADLESGNYLFGRGTMDMKMGLALHIQLIERASLEKWPINLLLCTVPDEEVNSAGMRASVKELVRLQEQEGYHYKLFLNGEPSFSQGPADTKEYIYSGTIGKIMPSALFYGKETHVGEPLKGITADYMASFLTHAMEWNPLFREVDQNESTPLPVTLMQRDLKNQYSTQTPQRAAALYNVFVFKQTAAEIMDLFEQVANEAMSRCNEHYQAVCDRESAVPIGEIRVLRFEELLQYAVGKLGENEVHRLKQEVLLQDDRDDREQCIRIVDTLMMECQELGPATVLFYAPPYYPAVNSSQDPLVIESIEFLQERAQMFDLTLDQVHYFNGICDLSYVHYKDEASHWKAFADNTPVYGATYEIPFEDMRKLTAPVLNVGPFGKDAHQKTERLHIESAFKEMPVLLEQLVKKLAGMQHQPKSR from the coding sequence ATGAATCGTTATCGTTTTGACACACCTGAAAAGCTGCGTGCCTTACTCTGTGAATTGGTCAGCTGGGATAGCCGCACACTGACAGAAGGGGAACGTTTCTTTTCCTGGAAGCTGCAAAATAAGTTAAGCGAACTGACATACTTCACTGAACATCCCGACCAGATCACGCTCCATGATGCAGGTCTTGGACGGCAATCGGTTCATGCCCTATATAAACACCCAGATGCAACAGATACAATTGTGCTGATCAGTCATTTTGATACGGTGCATACCGATGAATACGGAGCGCTTGAACCGCTTGCGTTCTATCCGGAAGAACTGACGAAAAAGCTGACAGAAAACAAAGATTCATTGCCGGAAGCCGCGCGCGCAGATTTGGAATCAGGCAATTATTTATTTGGACGAGGCACGATGGATATGAAAATGGGGCTTGCCCTGCATATTCAGCTGATCGAACGTGCAAGCCTCGAAAAATGGCCAATCAATTTATTGCTGTGCACCGTACCCGACGAAGAAGTGAATTCGGCCGGCATGCGCGCGTCGGTGAAAGAACTTGTGCGTCTGCAGGAGCAGGAGGGCTATCATTATAAACTCTTCCTGAACGGAGAGCCTTCCTTTTCACAGGGCCCTGCGGATACAAAAGAATACATTTATTCCGGAACGATCGGGAAAATCATGCCGTCCGCGTTATTCTACGGCAAGGAAACGCATGTGGGAGAGCCGCTGAAAGGCATCACGGCAGACTATATGGCATCATTTTTAACGCATGCGATGGAATGGAATCCGCTTTTCCGTGAAGTAGACCAGAATGAATCTACTCCCCTTCCGGTGACGCTGATGCAGAGGGACTTGAAGAATCAGTACTCTACACAGACCCCGCAGCGGGCAGCGGCGCTATATAATGTCTTCGTATTCAAACAGACTGCCGCTGAAATTATGGATTTATTCGAACAGGTGGCAAATGAAGCGATGAGTCGATGCAATGAACATTATCAGGCGGTTTGTGATCGTGAATCTGCTGTGCCGATTGGGGAAATCCGTGTGTTGCGTTTTGAAGAGTTGCTGCAATATGCTGTGGGGAAATTGGGAGAGAACGAAGTGCATCGTCTTAAGCAGGAAGTGCTGCTGCAAGACGATCGGGATGACCGGGAGCAGTGCATCCGCATTGTTGATACGCTGATGATGGAGTGTCAGGAACTAGGTCCGGCAACCGTTCTGTTCTATGCCCCGCCGTATTACCCGGCAGTCAATTCATCGCAGGATCCGCTGGTTATCGAGTCGATCGAGTTTTTGCAGGAGCGGGCGCAGATGTTTGATCTGACGCTTGATCAGGTGCATTATTTTAATGGGATTTGTGATTTGAGCTATGTGCATTATAAGGATGAGGCGAGTCATTGGAAGGCGTTTGCGGATAATACGCCGGTGTATGGTGCGACGTATGAGATTCCGTTTGAGGATATGCGGAAGCTGACGGCGCCGGTTTTGAACGTGGGGCCGTTCGGCAAGGATGCGCATCAGAAGACGGAGCGCCTGCATATTGAGAGTGCTTTTAAGGAGATGCCTGTGTTGCTGGAGCAGCTGGTGAAGAAGCTGGCGGGGATGCAGCATCAGCCTAAGTCTAGATAA